A part of Pseudobacteroides sp. genomic DNA contains:
- a CDS encoding DUF4956 domain-containing protein, which translates to MFESIFNTPDNVSLTLKSALLTIIMAFILGLIISITYMKTNKKKSHSQNFVMTLIMIAPIISIIILLIGNNVARAFGLAGAFSIIRFRSAAGDPKDIAYVFFTMAAGLACGVGMFGYAALFTVFLCILMAGLSLSNFGANKSHEKTLKIVIPEDLDYQGVFDDVLDKYTVSHELRRVKTTDLGSLFELVYLVNMRFEANEKDFIDELRCRNGNLNIILIMNAEKVDY; encoded by the coding sequence ATGTTTGAATCAATATTCAATACACCAGATAACGTAAGTTTAACACTAAAGAGTGCTTTGTTAACAATAATCATGGCATTCATATTAGGCCTCATAATAAGCATTACTTATATGAAGACCAATAAAAAAAAGTCACACAGCCAGAATTTTGTGATGACACTTATTATGATAGCACCTATTATATCAATAATTATTCTGCTTATAGGTAATAACGTTGCACGTGCATTTGGATTGGCAGGAGCTTTTTCCATTATACGTTTCAGGAGTGCAGCCGGTGATCCAAAGGATATAGCCTATGTGTTTTTTACCATGGCAGCAGGCTTAGCCTGTGGAGTGGGTATGTTCGGTTATGCAGCACTATTTACCGTGTTTTTATGTATTTTGATGGCGGGCCTTTCCTTATCTAATTTTGGGGCTAATAAAAGTCATGAAAAAACACTTAAGATAGTGATTCCTGAAGACCTAGATTATCAAGGCGTGTTTGATGACGTTTTGGATAAATATACAGTATCTCATGAGTTAAGAAGAGTAAAAACCACTGACTTAGGATCATTGTTTGAGCTTGTTTATCTGGTTAATATGAGATTCGAAGCTAATGAAAAGGATTTTATCGATGAATTGAGATGCAGGAACGGAAATTTGAACATAATTCTTATAATGAATGCAGAAAAAGTTGATTACTAA
- a CDS encoding protein-glutamine gamma-glutamyltransferase yields MIKVDSQIIDPNIFINNYDLPPIGKKTIRILSASEHTYRYASESQLKFELDLRNSIVNAAIALHNSNFSFKVFRKSVCNTDYWLRTDNGGFLLLDNVKPSDAINDIYLNSSLYGTECATAMVIVYYKALVDVMPEGIFNRTFSEIYLMNWQHLDRDIGIVDFPYVNDYLPGDGRYFKNPDVNPLTPEWQGENVFDLSEGMYYGHGIGIGSAHKFISGLNANRIPGSTKSAYLLESAKRPNFKHLASVSEQL; encoded by the coding sequence ATGATAAAAGTAGATTCCCAGATTATTGACCCAAATATTTTTATTAATAATTACGATTTGCCCCCTATAGGAAAAAAAACAATCAGAATATTGTCAGCCAGCGAGCATACATACAGGTACGCTTCAGAAAGCCAACTGAAATTTGAGCTGGACTTACGGAACAGTATTGTAAATGCTGCTATAGCACTGCATAACAGCAATTTTTCCTTTAAGGTGTTCAGAAAATCAGTATGTAATACCGACTATTGGCTTAGAACAGACAATGGCGGTTTTTTATTGCTGGACAACGTTAAGCCCTCCGATGCAATAAATGATATTTATTTAAATAGCTCCCTATATGGAACAGAGTGTGCAACAGCGATGGTGATAGTTTATTATAAAGCTCTTGTGGATGTTATGCCGGAAGGGATTTTTAACAGAACTTTTTCCGAAATTTACCTGATGAACTGGCAGCATCTTGACAGAGATATAGGAATAGTAGACTTTCCCTATGTAAATGATTATCTTCCTGGTGATGGCAGATACTTCAAAAACCCTGATGTAAACCCTTTAACGCCTGAGTGGCAGGGTGAAAACGTTTTTGATCTTAGTGAAGGCATGTACTATGGCCATGGAATTGGAATAGGAAGTGCACATAAATTCATTTCAGGTCTTAACGCCAACAGAATTCCAGGCTCAACAAAGTCCGCCTATTTACTTGAATCAGCAAAAAGGCCTAATTTCAAGCACCTGGCAAGTGTGTCAGAGCAACTATGA
- a CDS encoding CotH kinase family protein: MKRGLSLSLTAAIITTAVTSGIGLETSADSGQALFINEVMASNTATIRDGDADDAKYGAQGGAYSDWIEIYNKSSEPIDLTNYTISDDGASWSFPQGVVPANGYLIVWASDKNKVAKDGQLHTNFKISSTGETITLKKPDGTVVDLVTTLSVSDDQSYQRKADGVAEMVVSAKATPKSANVFVEPVAVIEEPAFSQNGGFYTGAFNLSLTTTETNSKIYYTKNGSDPVPGAEGTFEYTTSINIKSRAGEANVLSMIQNISGDKDTPWIAPVGEVFKCTTIKATVVKSDGKKSKVITHSYFVDPNIKTRYSLPVISLVTDKANLFDNSKGIYVNGNFLNEGQEWERPIHMEFFEKDGTLGFSHDSGVRIHGGWSRKYPQKTFRMYAEGYGDTDSFKYDIFPGLTKEANGKKLNSFKTILLRNAGNDWSSAMMRDEIMHKIVSHLDVETMAYRPSVVFLNGEYWGIYNIRERYDKHYLASHFNLDKDKVAILDYVSGSVEKLDVQEGTPDDATAFMTDITNYLKSNSITQKATYEQIKTKMDVSNFIDYNISEIFFGNTDWPNNNVSMWRYKTDDGKYHPEAPIGQDGRWRWFVKDMDFGLGLYNKSVTHNTLNYATVEFSEGGRSNYPWSVFLLKTLLQNTEFRNEFINRFADHINTTFDPVRVNQIVDEAKSAIEAAMPEHSNRWNIIKMTATRPTDATWTKNVEAIKEYASSRPANVRQHIISKFGTNGVTGTVSIKLNSTAQQGYVRINSLDIKSDTPGVTNPEAWTGTYFKGVPVTIKAVAQGGYKFDHWEGVTGLDASSEIITITPSENCNLTAVFKVDNVVVTPTPVSSYKISGYISTEIESDANMKSGFLVEAAGSNISAVTNSNGYFELVNVPKSSALTIKISKRGFLTREIKNIDLSKDIQISANEGPLVMWAGDIPVNGIGDNSINMADVIQIAKSFNSVPGDANYNSDTDINKDNAINIKDVIILAKHFNAFGY, translated from the coding sequence ATGAAAAGAGGTTTATCGCTTTCATTAACTGCTGCAATTATAACAACAGCAGTTACTTCAGGCATTGGTCTTGAAACTTCTGCAGATTCAGGACAGGCACTATTTATTAATGAAGTTATGGCGTCAAACACAGCTACTATAAGGGATGGTGATGCAGACGATGCCAAATATGGTGCCCAAGGTGGTGCCTATTCAGACTGGATTGAGATCTATAACAAAAGCTCAGAGCCCATTGATCTAACAAACTATACAATATCTGATGATGGTGCATCTTGGTCATTTCCTCAAGGGGTTGTTCCGGCAAATGGTTATCTGATAGTATGGGCTTCGGACAAGAACAAAGTAGCAAAAGATGGACAACTACATACGAATTTTAAGATCAGTTCAACAGGTGAGACAATTACCTTAAAAAAGCCGGATGGAACAGTGGTTGACTTAGTTACGACCTTAAGTGTTTCAGATGATCAATCATATCAACGAAAGGCAGATGGTGTCGCGGAAATGGTTGTTTCTGCAAAAGCAACCCCTAAATCAGCCAATGTTTTTGTTGAACCTGTAGCAGTTATTGAAGAGCCAGCATTTTCACAAAACGGTGGGTTTTATACCGGGGCTTTCAATTTGAGTTTAACCACTACGGAAACTAATTCAAAGATTTACTATACTAAAAACGGGTCAGATCCTGTACCGGGTGCAGAAGGAACCTTTGAATACACAACAAGCATCAATATAAAAAGCAGAGCTGGGGAAGCCAATGTACTTTCAATGATACAAAATATATCCGGTGACAAAGATACTCCTTGGATTGCACCTGTAGGAGAAGTCTTTAAATGTACAACCATAAAAGCAACTGTTGTAAAATCTGATGGTAAAAAGAGCAAGGTTATAACCCATTCATATTTTGTTGATCCAAATATTAAAACCAGGTATAGTCTGCCAGTAATATCATTGGTAACTGACAAGGCAAATTTATTTGATAACTCAAAGGGTATCTATGTTAATGGTAATTTTCTAAATGAAGGGCAGGAATGGGAACGTCCCATACATATGGAGTTTTTTGAAAAGGACGGAACATTGGGCTTCTCTCATGACAGCGGTGTTAGGATTCATGGAGGTTGGTCAAGAAAATATCCACAAAAGACTTTCAGGATGTATGCAGAAGGCTATGGGGATACCGATAGTTTTAAATATGATATATTTCCAGGCCTTACAAAGGAAGCTAACGGAAAGAAGCTCAACAGCTTCAAGACTATACTCTTAAGGAATGCAGGTAACGACTGGTCTAGTGCCATGATGAGAGATGAGATTATGCATAAAATTGTATCTCACCTGGATGTTGAAACAATGGCGTACAGACCATCAGTTGTGTTCTTGAATGGGGAATATTGGGGGATATATAATATCCGTGAAAGGTATGATAAGCATTATCTTGCATCCCACTTCAATTTGGATAAGGATAAGGTGGCTATACTGGATTATGTATCTGGTAGTGTTGAAAAGCTTGATGTACAGGAAGGTACGCCAGATGATGCTACTGCATTCATGACAGACATAACCAACTACCTTAAATCAAATTCCATCACCCAGAAGGCCACATATGAACAAATAAAGACAAAGATGGATGTAAGTAATTTTATTGACTACAACATATCGGAAATATTCTTTGGAAATACGGATTGGCCCAATAATAATGTGAGTATGTGGCGATACAAAACAGATGATGGAAAGTACCACCCTGAAGCACCTATCGGACAAGATGGAAGGTGGAGATGGTTTGTAAAAGACATGGATTTTGGTTTAGGGTTATACAACAAGAGTGTTACCCACAATACATTAAATTATGCAACTGTAGAATTCTCTGAAGGTGGGAGAAGCAATTATCCATGGTCAGTATTTCTCCTTAAGACATTATTGCAAAATACTGAATTTAGAAATGAATTTATTAATAGATTCGCAGACCACATAAACACAACTTTTGATCCGGTTAGAGTAAACCAAATAGTTGATGAGGCTAAATCAGCCATTGAAGCTGCGATGCCCGAGCACAGCAATCGCTGGAATATCATTAAAATGACAGCAACAAGGCCTACAGATGCAACATGGACTAAGAATGTAGAAGCTATAAAGGAATATGCATCAAGCAGGCCCGCAAATGTAAGGCAGCATATTATAAGTAAGTTCGGCACAAATGGTGTAACAGGAACAGTATCAATCAAATTAAATTCCACTGCACAACAGGGATATGTAAGGATAAATTCCCTGGATATAAAATCCGACACACCGGGAGTTACAAATCCTGAGGCGTGGACAGGCACCTATTTTAAGGGTGTTCCCGTCACAATCAAGGCAGTAGCACAGGGTGGTTACAAGTTTGACCATTGGGAGGGTGTAACCGGTTTGGATGCATCGTCTGAAATCATAACAATAACACCTTCAGAAAATTGTAATTTAACAGCAGTGTTTAAGGTGGATAATGTTGTTGTAACACCTACACCTGTTTCTTCATATAAAATATCGGGTTATATTAGTACCGAAATTGAGTCGGATGCTAATATGAAATCAGGATTTTTGGTAGAAGCTGCAGGCAGCAATATATCTGCTGTTACCAATTCAAATGGATACTTTGAGCTTGTAAATGTTCCTAAAAGCTCTGCTTTAACCATAAAGATAAGTAAAAGAGGATTCTTGACACGAGAAATAAAAAATATTGATTTGTCAAAAGATATACAGATTTCTGCTAATGAAGGGCCTTTGGTTATGTGGGCAGGTGATATACCTGTTAACGGTATTGGGGACAACAGTATAAATATGGCTGATGTTATACAAATAGCAAAATCTTTTAACTCAGTACCGGGTGATGCAAATTATAACTCAGATACGGATATAAATAAGGATAATGCAATAAATATTAAAGATGTCATAATTTTGGCAAAGCATTTTAATGCATTCGGATATTAG
- a CDS encoding TrpB-like pyridoxal phosphate-dependent enzyme translates to MKRDNVTKILLDESEIPRQWYNIIADMKNKPSPLFNPMTGKIAQPDDLLPIFPMELINQEFSTDRWIDIPDEVRNMYKQWRPAPLYRARELEKKLDTPARIYYKYEGTNATGSHKLNTALPQAYYNKAAGIKRLATETGAGQWGSAISLASNYFDLECSVYMVKVSYMQKPYRRSFMKTFGADVIASPSNATNSGRGILEKDPDCSGSLGIAISEAVEDAATHNDTNYTLGSVLNYVCLHQTVIGLEAKKQLESIDEYPDVVFACCGGGSNFAGISFPFLMDKLNGKNVRAVAVEPTACPTLTKGVFAYDYGDVAKVAPITKMYTLGHDFIPSGIHAGGLRYHGDSPIVSQLYHDGLIEAVAYGQKAVFDAGVLFARSEGIVPAPESSHAIKAAIDEALKAKEEGKEKVILFCLSGHGYFDFTAYDNYFSGKIDDIEYSDDLIKESIKNLPNVQE, encoded by the coding sequence ATGAAGAGAGATAATGTGACAAAAATTCTACTTGATGAAAGCGAAATTCCCAGGCAGTGGTATAATATTATAGCTGATATGAAAAATAAGCCAAGTCCTCTTTTTAACCCTATGACAGGGAAAATTGCACAGCCGGATGACTTGCTTCCGATTTTTCCAATGGAGCTTATAAATCAGGAGTTTTCCACTGACAGATGGATTGATATACCTGATGAAGTCCGGAACATGTACAAGCAGTGGAGACCAGCACCACTATACAGGGCTAGAGAGCTTGAGAAGAAATTGGACACACCGGCAAGGATTTATTATAAGTATGAGGGAACTAATGCAACTGGCAGCCATAAGCTAAATACTGCACTTCCTCAGGCGTATTACAATAAAGCCGCAGGAATCAAGCGTTTGGCTACAGAGACAGGGGCAGGTCAATGGGGTAGTGCAATCAGTCTTGCGTCCAACTATTTCGACCTAGAGTGCTCAGTGTATATGGTTAAGGTAAGCTATATGCAAAAGCCTTACAGAAGATCATTTATGAAAACCTTCGGGGCAGATGTAATAGCTAGTCCTAGTAATGCTACTAACAGTGGCAGGGGCATCTTGGAAAAGGATCCTGACTGTTCAGGAAGCCTTGGAATAGCCATAAGTGAAGCGGTTGAAGATGCGGCTACCCATAATGATACAAACTACACGTTAGGAAGCGTGCTCAATTATGTTTGTTTGCATCAGACGGTTATCGGACTTGAAGCAAAGAAGCAGTTAGAAAGCATAGATGAATATCCTGATGTGGTATTTGCATGCTGTGGAGGAGGAAGTAATTTTGCCGGCATATCTTTCCCATTCCTGATGGACAAGCTAAATGGAAAAAATGTAAGGGCTGTAGCTGTTGAGCCGACAGCATGTCCTACATTGACTAAGGGTGTATTTGCATATGATTATGGAGATGTGGCAAAGGTTGCACCAATTACAAAGATGTATACATTAGGGCATGATTTCATACCTTCAGGAATTCACGCAGGTGGATTAAGATATCATGGTGATTCACCGATAGTCAGTCAGCTTTACCATGATGGATTGATTGAAGCTGTAGCATATGGTCAAAAGGCTGTATTTGATGCAGGTGTGTTGTTTGCCAGGTCAGAAGGAATTGTCCCTGCTCCGGAATCTTCACATGCTATAAAGGCTGCAATAGATGAAGCATTAAAAGCAAAGGAAGAAGGTAAGGAAAAGGTTATTCTGTTCTGCTTGAGCGGACATGGGTATTTTGATTTTACTGCATATGACAACTATTTTAGCGGTAAGATTGATGACATTGAATACTCTGATGACTTGATAAAGGAAAGCATTAAAAACCTGCCTAATGTACAGGAATAA
- the nspC gene encoding carboxynorspermidine decarboxylase yields MNIDIDIKALPTPCYIVDERLLIKNLETLNKVQERTGCSILLALKGFSMFSVFPLVGKYLKGITSSSLFEARLGYERMGKEVHIYAPAYIDEEFDDIIKYCDHIVFNSFDQWRRFKDKVKGASKKIECGIRVNPEYSEIETPIYNPCYKYSRLGVTLSNFKPDELDGIDGLHFHTMCEQNSDTLERTIKVVDEKFGEYIKKMKWINLGGGHHITRPDYDIETLVKSIMFFRDKYGVDVYLEPGEAIALNTGYLVAKVLDIVNNGMNIAILDTSAACHMPDVIEMPYRPNIIGAGKPEEYPHTYRLGGLTCLAGDIIGDYSFKKPLEPGDRLVFCDMAHYTMVKNNTFNGVNLPSIALYSEKEGIKIVKKFGYEDFEGRLS; encoded by the coding sequence ATGAATATAGATATAGATATTAAGGCACTTCCGACGCCTTGTTATATAGTTGATGAAAGACTTTTAATAAAAAACCTTGAAACATTAAATAAAGTTCAGGAACGTACAGGCTGCAGTATTTTGCTTGCTTTAAAAGGTTTTTCCATGTTTTCTGTATTTCCTTTGGTGGGCAAATACCTTAAGGGAATTACTTCAAGCTCATTGTTTGAAGCAAGGCTGGGCTATGAAAGAATGGGAAAAGAAGTGCACATTTATGCTCCTGCCTATATTGATGAAGAATTTGACGACATCATAAAGTATTGTGACCACATAGTTTTTAATTCATTTGATCAATGGAGAAGGTTTAAGGATAAAGTAAAGGGTGCAAGTAAGAAAATTGAGTGCGGTATTCGCGTAAACCCTGAATACTCTGAAATAGAAACGCCTATTTATAATCCATGCTACAAGTATTCAAGGCTTGGAGTAACCTTGTCCAATTTCAAGCCCGACGAACTTGACGGTATTGACGGGCTGCACTTTCATACCATGTGCGAGCAGAACTCAGATACATTGGAGCGTACCATAAAGGTAGTTGATGAGAAGTTCGGTGAGTATATCAAAAAAATGAAGTGGATAAACTTAGGTGGAGGCCACCATATTACAAGGCCGGACTATGATATCGAAACCCTTGTTAAGTCAATTATGTTTTTTAGGGACAAGTATGGTGTGGATGTTTACTTGGAACCAGGGGAGGCTATTGCATTAAACACCGGATACCTTGTGGCCAAGGTTCTTGATATAGTCAATAACGGTATGAATATAGCAATTTTGGATACATCTGCTGCGTGTCATATGCCGGACGTTATTGAAATGCCATACAGGCCTAATATTATAGGTGCAGGCAAACCGGAGGAGTACCCTCATACCTACAGACTTGGCGGGCTCACCTGTCTTGCCGGGGATATTATAGGGGATTATTCCTTCAAAAAGCCTTTAGAGCCCGGTGACAGGCTTGTGTTTTGCGATATGGCACATTATACAATGGTTAAAAACAACACTTTTAATGGTGTTAACCTGCCTTCAATAGCACTTTACAGTGAAAAAGAGGGCATTAAAATAGTTAAGAAGTTTGGATATGAAGATTTTGAGGGCCGTTTGTCATAA
- a CDS encoding saccharopine dehydrogenase family protein — protein MGKALIIGAGGVSNVVVHKCCQHPEVFEEICLASRTIEKCEAIKNKLAGSKTKIHTARVNADDSSKVIDLIKSFNPDIVINVALPYQDLAIMDACLATGVHYLDTANYEPPDTPKFEYKWQWAYREKFKEAGIMALLGSGFDPGVTGVFCAYAQKHYFDQIDYIDIVDANAGDHGYPFATNFNPEINIREITAKGRFYENGEWKETEPLEYKHVYDLPEIGPKNIYLLYHEELESLAVNIKGVKRIRFWMTFSDNYINHLTVLQNVGMTSIEPINYEGKEIIPLQFLKAVLPDPGSLGPRTKGKTNIGCIIQGTKDGKPRTYYVYNVCDHQECYNEVGSQAISYTTGVPAMIGAKLMMQGIWKKPGVYNVEEFDPDPFMDELNKCGLPWKEDFSPTLLD, from the coding sequence ATGGGAAAAGCTTTAATTATCGGTGCTGGAGGGGTTTCCAACGTTGTAGTACACAAATGCTGTCAACACCCGGAGGTTTTTGAAGAAATTTGCTTGGCAAGCAGAACAATTGAAAAATGCGAAGCAATAAAAAATAAATTGGCAGGAAGCAAAACCAAAATTCATACGGCCAGGGTAAATGCAGACGATTCGAGTAAGGTTATTGATCTCATTAAGAGTTTTAACCCTGATATTGTTATAAATGTAGCTTTGCCATATCAGGATTTGGCAATCATGGATGCTTGTCTTGCAACAGGCGTTCATTATTTAGATACAGCTAACTACGAACCACCCGATACGCCGAAGTTTGAATATAAATGGCAGTGGGCATACAGGGAAAAGTTTAAGGAAGCAGGCATTATGGCCCTTTTGGGAAGTGGTTTTGATCCAGGTGTTACAGGTGTTTTCTGTGCATATGCCCAAAAGCATTATTTTGATCAGATAGATTATATAGATATAGTTGATGCTAATGCAGGCGACCACGGTTATCCATTTGCTACCAACTTTAATCCAGAAATAAACATACGTGAGATAACGGCAAAGGGAAGATTCTATGAAAACGGAGAGTGGAAAGAAACAGAGCCCCTAGAGTATAAGCACGTATACGATCTTCCGGAAATAGGGCCTAAAAATATATACCTCTTGTATCATGAAGAACTGGAATCATTGGCTGTCAATATTAAGGGTGTAAAAAGAATTAGATTCTGGATGACTTTTTCAGACAATTATATAAACCACTTAACAGTTCTTCAAAATGTGGGAATGACATCTATTGAACCGATAAATTATGAAGGCAAAGAAATTATTCCATTGCAGTTTTTAAAGGCGGTTCTTCCAGATCCGGGGTCCCTTGGACCAAGGACAAAAGGAAAGACAAATATAGGATGTATTATCCAAGGTACAAAAGACGGCAAACCAAGAACATACTACGTGTACAATGTTTGTGACCATCAGGAGTGTTACAATGAGGTAGGATCACAGGCAATATCATATACAACCGGAGTACCTGCCATGATAGGTGCCAAATTGATGATGCAAGGCATTTGGAAAAAGCCTGGTGTTTACAATGTTGAAGAGTTTGATCCTGATCCTTTTATGGATGAGCTCAATAAATGCGGGTTGCCATGGAAGGAAGATTTTTCACCTACACTACTGGATTGA
- the pabB gene encoding aminodeoxychorismate synthase component I: MEKLKRIKSIYKEKFNIEGDITDFAGKFSKVPGTVILLSGGDLDSSRYHIIAAKPIFEVWSYGSNIKLIENTLIREFESYPLDFLNDLIEFFRVPFDEDIPVAAGLFGYLSYDIKDFIEVLPKTGFDKWNLPQMYFILPSIVIVHDKITSETVLYIPVLEDMVQNEQVLNIKAFIDGLSENKESISLSNGTGFKSSFKKDEYIKAVERIKDYILSGDIYQANLSQRFESDFTGCPYQLFSKLYYKNPAPFFAFINAESHFIISTSPERFIKQKGRYVESRPIKGTRRRSQDPYEDEGLRADLISSEKDDAELSMIVDLMRNDIGRVCGANSVRVKEHKRVEAYKNVYHMVSVITGDLEDNVNSIDLIKATFPGGSITGCPKIRSMEIIGELEKYKRHVYTGSIGYISFHDTMDFSVAIRTATVFNNRIAFSVGGGIVFDSIPEDEFAETLHKGKSFFDVFI, translated from the coding sequence ATGGAAAAATTAAAAAGGATTAAAAGTATATACAAAGAAAAATTTAATATTGAAGGTGATATAACTGATTTTGCCGGTAAGTTTTCCAAGGTTCCAGGTACGGTGATTTTACTGAGCGGAGGCGATCTGGATTCCTCCAGATATCATATAATAGCCGCAAAGCCTATTTTTGAAGTATGGAGCTATGGAAGTAACATAAAATTAATAGAGAATACATTAATTCGAGAATTTGAATCATATCCGCTGGATTTTTTAAATGACCTGATTGAATTTTTCAGAGTGCCATTTGATGAGGATATTCCAGTTGCTGCGGGGCTTTTTGGATATCTCTCCTATGATATAAAGGACTTTATTGAAGTTTTGCCAAAGACCGGTTTTGATAAATGGAACTTACCCCAAATGTATTTCATACTTCCGTCCATTGTTATCGTACATGATAAAATAACTAGCGAAACTGTACTATACATACCTGTTTTGGAAGATATGGTGCAGAATGAACAGGTTTTAAATATAAAGGCCTTTATTGACGGGCTGAGTGAAAATAAAGAGAGCATAAGTTTAAGTAATGGAACAGGGTTTAAATCAAGTTTTAAGAAGGATGAATATATAAAGGCTGTTGAAAGAATAAAAGACTATATATTATCGGGAGATATATATCAGGCTAATTTATCCCAAAGGTTTGAATCTGACTTTACCGGATGTCCATATCAGTTGTTTTCAAAGCTGTATTACAAAAATCCTGCACCATTTTTTGCATTTATCAATGCGGAGAGTCACTTTATAATATCTACTTCTCCAGAGAGATTTATAAAGCAAAAAGGCAGATACGTAGAATCCAGGCCAATCAAGGGAACACGAAGAAGATCCCAAGACCCTTATGAGGATGAGGGGTTAAGGGCTGACCTTATCTCAAGTGAAAAAGATGATGCAGAATTATCTATGATTGTTGACCTTATGAGAAATGATATAGGTAGGGTATGCGGGGCAAATTCAGTGAGGGTTAAAGAGCATAAAAGGGTTGAGGCTTATAAAAACGTATATCACATGGTTTCAGTGATTACCGGTGATCTGGAAGACAATGTAAACTCTATTGATTTGATCAAAGCCACATTTCCAGGAGGATCAATTACAGGCTGCCCAAAAATCAGGTCTATGGAAATTATAGGAGAATTGGAAAAATATAAAAGGCATGTTTATACCGGATCAATCGGATATATAAGCTTTCATGATACAATGGATTTTTCCGTTGCTATAAGGACTGCTACGGTTTTCAACAATAGAATAGCATTCAGTGTTGGAGGAGGGATTGTTTTCGATTCTATACCTGAGGATGAATTTGCTGAAACACTTCATAAAGGAAAATCATTTTTTGATGTATTTATTTAG
- a CDS encoding aminodeoxychorismate/anthranilate synthase component II, giving the protein MRRLLVIDNYDSFTYNLVQMFKSYELQIMVYRSDKIALEQVCEINPQYILISPGPKDPKSAGISTQLVREFYKKVPILGVCLGMQCINEAFGGETVRAPKPVHGKAYNIIHNNQGIFKGIPTPFKVARYHSLMVRPPSNGYDLKTLAYSEDDSVIMGIMHESHPLTGVQFHPESFMTENGVGLIENFLKVQI; this is encoded by the coding sequence ATGCGTAGATTGCTTGTAATAGACAATTATGACTCTTTTACATATAATTTGGTTCAAATGTTTAAAAGCTATGAGCTTCAGATTATGGTATATAGAAGCGATAAAATTGCATTGGAGCAGGTTTGTGAAATTAATCCACAGTACATACTCATTAGTCCAGGACCTAAAGATCCGAAGAGTGCAGGAATATCCACACAATTAGTTCGGGAGTTTTATAAAAAAGTACCTATATTAGGTGTATGCTTAGGCATGCAGTGCATCAACGAAGCCTTTGGAGGAGAGACGGTCAGGGCTCCAAAACCGGTGCACGGCAAGGCGTATAACATAATACACAATAATCAGGGTATATTTAAGGGAATTCCTACTCCATTTAAAGTAGCACGATATCACTCACTAATGGTAAGACCTCCATCAAATGGATATGATCTTAAAACATTGGCGTATTCCGAGGATGATAGTGTGATAATGGGAATAATGCATGAAAGCCATCCATTAACAGGTGTGCAGTTTCATCCTGAAAGCTTTATGACGGAGAATGGAGTGGGACTCATAGAAAATTTTCTGAAGGTGCAAATATAA